In the Adlercreutzia equolifaciens DSM 19450 genome, one interval contains:
- the rpsS gene encoding 30S ribosomal protein S19, protein MSRSLKKGPFVEPRLLARIEAMNAAGEKEVIKTWSRASTIFPEMVGHTIAVYDGRKHVPVYVTESMVGHKLGEFSPTRTFKGHAADKKKR, encoded by the coding sequence GTGAGCAGAAGTTTGAAAAAGGGTCCTTTCGTAGAACCGCGCCTTCTTGCCCGCATCGAGGCAATGAACGCGGCCGGCGAAAAGGAAGTCATCAAGACGTGGTCCCGCGCGAGCACCATCTTCCCGGAAATGGTGGGTCACACCATCGCCGTGTACGATGGCCGCAAGCACGTGCCGGTCTACGTTACCGAGTCCATGGTTGGTCACAAGCTGGGCGAGTTCTCGCCGACCCGTACCTTCAAGGGTCATGCGGCCGACAAGAAGAAGCGATAG
- the rplB gene encoding 50S ribosomal protein L2, whose translation MGIKQYKPTSPGRRFQTVSDFSEITTSKPEKSLLAPKPKKAGRNCYGRITTRHQGGGNKQRYRIIDFKRNKDGVPAKVATIEYDPNRSARIALLHYVDGEKRYIIHPKGLKVGDIVVSGPEADIKPGNALPLANIPVGTLIHNVELQPGKGAAIARSAGTSIQLMGKEGNYAILRMPSSEMRRVLITCRATIGEVGNAEHSNIKIGKAGRKRWMGVRPSVRGTVMNPVDHPHGGGEGKNKSAGRHPVTPWGVPTKGHRTRNKKKASSRLIIRRRKK comes from the coding sequence GTGGGAATCAAACAGTACAAGCCGACGAGCCCCGGCCGACGTTTCCAGACGGTCTCCGACTTCTCGGAGATCACCACGTCCAAGCCGGAGAAGTCTCTTCTGGCCCCGAAGCCGAAGAAGGCCGGTCGCAACTGCTATGGCCGCATCACCACCCGTCACCAGGGCGGCGGCAACAAGCAGCGCTACCGCATCATCGACTTCAAGCGCAACAAGGACGGCGTGCCCGCCAAAGTTGCCACCATCGAGTACGATCCCAACCGCTCGGCCCGTATCGCTCTGCTGCACTACGTTGACGGCGAGAAGCGCTACATCATTCACCCGAAGGGCCTGAAGGTGGGCGACATCGTGGTCTCCGGTCCGGAAGCCGACATCAAGCCGGGCAACGCTCTGCCTCTGGCGAACATCCCCGTCGGTACGCTGATCCACAACGTGGAGCTGCAGCCGGGCAAGGGCGCCGCTATCGCCCGTTCCGCCGGCACCTCCATCCAGCTCATGGGCAAGGAAGGCAACTACGCCATCCTGCGCATGCCCTCTTCCGAGATGCGCCGCGTGCTCATCACCTGCCGCGCCACCATCGGCGAGGTGGGCAACGCCGAGCACTCCAACATCAAGATCGGCAAGGCCGGCCGCAAGCGCTGGATGGGCGTTCGCCCCTCTGTCCGCGGTACGGTTATGAACCCGGTCGACCATCCGCACGGCGGCGGCGAGGGCAAGAACAAGTCCGCTGGTCGTCACCCGGTCACCCCCTGGGGCGTGCCGACCAAGGGCCATCGCACCCGCAACAAGAAGAAGGCCTCGAGCCGTCTCATCATCCGTCGTCGCAAGAAGTAG
- a CDS encoding succinate dehydrogenase/fumarate reductase iron-sulfur subunit, giving the protein MKITVKRYDPSKDNAPYETTYEVPHDDEYMTLLQALVYIHENEEPLAFDFSCRGRMCGRCAMMLDGEPVLACVEPLPDGSHTVEPLAGLPVVKDLVVDKSQVQEKIAETYKRVRVAPLTEEDLQTYNMEDADELFGINYCARCQVCTAGCPARAINPDYIGPSHMLAVAFRHFDPYDQADRIVEAVQGGLWDCTMCGTCTAHCNQLEIDHLAIWQKLRDAATERGLVKQD; this is encoded by the coding sequence ATGAAGATAACTGTTAAGCGCTACGATCCCTCGAAGGACAATGCTCCCTATGAGACCACCTACGAGGTTCCCCACGATGACGAGTACATGACGCTTTTACAAGCCCTCGTGTACATTCACGAGAACGAGGAGCCGCTGGCCTTCGACTTCTCCTGCCGCGGGCGCATGTGCGGCCGCTGCGCTATGATGCTCGACGGCGAGCCTGTACTCGCCTGCGTGGAGCCCCTGCCTGACGGCTCGCACACGGTCGAGCCGCTTGCGGGCTTGCCGGTGGTGAAAGACCTGGTAGTGGACAAGAGTCAGGTGCAGGAGAAGATCGCCGAGACCTATAAGCGCGTGCGCGTGGCCCCGCTGACCGAAGAGGATCTCCAGACCTACAATATGGAAGACGCCGATGAGCTGTTCGGCATCAATTACTGCGCTCGCTGCCAGGTGTGCACGGCAGGCTGCCCGGCCCGCGCCATAAACCCCGACTACATCGGGCCCTCCCATATGCTGGCCGTGGCCTTCCGCCACTTCGATCCCTACGACCAGGCCGACCGTATCGTGGAGGCCGTCCAGGGCGGGCTGTGGGATTGCACTATGTGCGGCACGTGCACGGCCCATTGCAACCAGCTCGAGATCGATCATCTTGCCATTTGGCAGAAGCTGCGCGATGCCGCTACTGAGCGCGGCCTCGTGAAACAGGACTAA
- a CDS encoding FAD-dependent oxidoreductase, which produces MGSKQGENTPRSMDRRSFFKLGGLTAGAAALTGGMLAGCAPQNPTEMAQTGGENETVAASVPYAVYDTDILLIGGGFGASFAMQEACKAGKNMLVIDKAPYGFGGAFGMSFDIMQTWVPGAYYETEEEVPVATKIRNDSLYRKTGVQNEVELNPDVVVANWGEILSARNEDGTPFYIYDFPTTRGFEHSMTRHWSDYFRSKDYVTVHDRTMITDLIIEDGRCLGAVGLHLPTGEYRVYRAKVTLSATGGCTQFYGWNSTSATTNNVLDNTADVEMALLRHGGKIANAEFGSYDMMGAFPRSFTASEGSMVGADSVHSGDLMDSEGTYLKDYPEIAEKEYLTTQSGVMQAVDVVVRAGKGSENGGVYLDCKQESLSTMRWMYQRNAQLLKEKFGYDFTAQPTEVVPEMYEHGGEPITDDNAMCVDAEGLFCVRANAGSEGGMMNITNRRMGRYAMKRALEYLAAYEEPASVTYEGVAAEIARLEDLRTRTVDDPLRPITVRRNIQYACAEAARPVRPTDVLETAKAELDRIMAEDIPRMACADDSLVQNADWKDAIEVVNLLDIARLTVEASLAREESRDAFIRPDFPETDDENWKCALAYTRAEDGSLSCEKIAY; this is translated from the coding sequence ATGGGAAGCAAGCAAGGGGAGAACACGCCTCGCAGCATGGACCGGCGCTCGTTTTTCAAGCTGGGCGGCCTGACTGCGGGCGCGGCGGCGCTGACGGGCGGCATGCTGGCCGGCTGCGCGCCGCAGAACCCGACCGAGATGGCCCAGACGGGCGGAGAGAACGAGACGGTGGCCGCATCGGTGCCCTACGCGGTCTACGACACCGACATCCTCCTCATTGGCGGCGGCTTCGGTGCCAGTTTCGCTATGCAGGAAGCTTGCAAGGCTGGCAAGAACATGTTGGTGATCGATAAAGCGCCCTATGGCTTCGGAGGCGCTTTCGGCATGAGCTTCGACATCATGCAAACGTGGGTTCCCGGCGCTTATTATGAGACCGAGGAGGAGGTGCCCGTTGCTACGAAAATTCGTAACGATAGCCTCTACCGCAAGACGGGCGTCCAGAACGAGGTCGAGCTGAATCCCGATGTGGTCGTCGCTAACTGGGGCGAGATCCTTTCGGCACGCAACGAGGACGGAACTCCTTTCTATATCTACGATTTCCCGACGACGCGTGGTTTCGAGCATTCCATGACGCGTCACTGGTCCGATTATTTCCGCTCCAAGGACTACGTCACGGTTCACGACCGCACGATGATCACCGACCTCATCATCGAGGACGGCCGCTGCCTGGGCGCCGTGGGCCTGCACCTGCCCACGGGCGAGTACCGTGTTTACCGCGCGAAGGTGACGCTGTCGGCCACGGGCGGCTGCACCCAGTTCTACGGTTGGAACTCCACCTCGGCGACAACGAACAACGTGCTCGACAATACCGCCGATGTGGAGATGGCCCTCCTGCGCCATGGCGGCAAAATCGCCAACGCCGAGTTCGGCAGCTACGACATGATGGGCGCCTTCCCGCGCAGCTTCACGGCTTCGGAGGGCTCCATGGTCGGCGCTGACAGCGTGCATTCAGGCGACCTGATGGATTCCGAGGGAACCTACCTGAAAGACTACCCCGAAATCGCCGAGAAGGAGTACCTGACCACCCAGTCGGGCGTTATGCAGGCGGTCGACGTGGTGGTGCGTGCTGGCAAGGGCAGCGAGAACGGCGGCGTGTACCTGGACTGCAAGCAGGAATCCCTCTCCACCATGCGATGGATGTACCAGCGCAATGCCCAGCTGTTGAAGGAGAAGTTCGGCTACGACTTCACTGCCCAGCCGACCGAGGTGGTACCCGAAATGTACGAGCACGGCGGTGAACCCATCACCGATGACAACGCCATGTGCGTTGATGCCGAGGGTCTGTTCTGCGTTCGCGCCAACGCCGGCAGCGAGGGCGGCATGATGAACATTACCAATCGTCGCATGGGCCGTTACGCCATGAAGAGGGCCTTGGAATATCTGGCGGCCTATGAGGAGCCCGCATCCGTGACCTACGAAGGAGTGGCGGCCGAGATCGCCCGTCTCGAGGATTTGCGGACGCGCACCGTGGACGATCCGCTGCGCCCCATCACCGTGCGCCGCAACATTCAGTACGCCTGCGCCGAGGCCGCTCGTCCCGTGCGTCCCACCGATGTGCTGGAGACGGCCAAAGCCGAACTCGACCGCATTATGGCGGAGGATATTCCCCGCATGGCGTGCGCCGACGACAGCTTGGTGCAGAACGCCGACTGGAAGGACGCCATCGAGGTGGTGAACCTGCTTGATATCGCTCGGCTGACCGTGGAGGCATCGCTTGCGCGCGAGGAGAGCCGCGATGCGTTCATCCGCCCCGACTTTCCTGAGACTGATGACGAGAATTGGAAGTGCGCGCTGGCCTACACGCGCGCCGAGGACGGCAGCCTGTCCTGCGAGAAGATCGCTTACTAA
- a CDS encoding MarR family transcriptional regulator, whose product MDNERDDWAQDSETALIFDQWMRAIVSALRAERGATINQFWLLLLISEHPEHSAATAAATLGLNYTTVAACAAQLVREGALEKRTCDDDDRCSPLAITPSGQRLLASLDQSLITTAKSAMDPLQGDERTQALQLFFEACVRLNKKRMMGDLVRGDSAFIIVCQQTALDFSRLCRKQHLGATQGHLLLALGNSGRTAAKELRRHLCLDAPTFSRAVSRLADADLVTRITCASKREIAIALTPQGLACAARIAKETTEMLEALLGDGLRSPVGIRTIAALRASLEERL is encoded by the coding sequence ATGGACAACGAAAGAGACGATTGGGCGCAAGACTCGGAGACGGCCCTGATCTTCGACCAATGGATGCGCGCCATCGTCAGCGCGCTTCGGGCCGAGCGCGGCGCCACCATCAACCAGTTCTGGCTGCTGCTGCTCATCAGCGAGCATCCCGAGCATTCCGCGGCGACAGCCGCCGCGACGCTCGGGCTCAACTACACCACGGTGGCCGCCTGCGCCGCTCAGCTCGTGCGGGAGGGAGCCCTCGAGAAGCGAACCTGCGACGATGACGACCGATGCTCCCCTCTCGCCATAACACCCTCCGGCCAACGGCTCCTCGCATCTCTCGACCAAAGTTTGATCACCACGGCCAAAAGCGCCATGGATCCTCTGCAGGGCGACGAGCGGACACAGGCCCTGCAACTTTTCTTCGAAGCCTGCGTGCGGCTCAACAAGAAGCGGATGATGGGCGATCTGGTGCGCGGGGACAGCGCCTTCATCATTGTCTGCCAGCAAACGGCCCTCGATTTCAGCCGTCTGTGCCGAAAGCAGCACCTGGGCGCCACCCAGGGCCATCTGCTTTTGGCCCTGGGAAACAGCGGGCGCACGGCGGCCAAAGAGCTGCGGCGGCACCTCTGCCTGGACGCCCCCACCTTCTCGCGGGCGGTCTCGCGCCTCGCAGATGCGGACCTCGTCACCCGCATCACCTGCGCCAGCAAACGAGAGATCGCAATCGCACTCACCCCGCAGGGCCTCGCCTGCGCCGCGCGCATCGCTAAGGAGACCACCGAGATGCTGGAGGCGCTGCTCGGGGACGGTCTTCGCAGCCCCGTGGGCATCCGCACCATCGCCGCCCTTCGCGCGTCGCTGGAGGAACGGCTCTAA
- a CDS encoding YgiQ family radical SAM protein, translated as MSKKPAPQSHRSPKRPEKGAPKNARPSLPASAFLPTTRAEADARGWGQLDFVYVSGDAYVDHPSFGSAIITRVLESHGYKVGFIAQPDWNDPESVAVFGEPRLGFLVSAGNMDSMVNHYTVNKKRRHDDAYTPGGKGGARPNHAAVVYSNLIRRTFKETPIILGGIEASLRRLAHYDYWSDSLKRSILLDSGADLISYGMGERSIVEIADALAAGLSVSDLTFIDGTVFRTRSLEHVVDYEMLHGWEEVSGDKRAFAESFATQYRASDPVCGSRLVETYPHGVYVVQNPPAAPLTQNEMDAVYRLPYARTWHPSYDEAGGVPALSEVKFSLTSCRGCFGECAFCALTFHQGRIVTGRSHESLLDEARVMTADPEFKGYIHDVGGPTANFRGPACAKQRTRGACTDRRCLGTKPCPAMKADHRDYTGLLRKLRKLPGVKKVFVRSGIRFDYVMADPDPDRTFLRELVEHHVSGQLRVAPEHVSDTVLAAMGKPPRAVYDAFCGAFEEINRETGKKQFVVPYLMSSHPGSTLAEAIELAEYVRDMGFNPEQVQDFYPTPSTISTCMYYTGLDPLTMEPIYVPKTPHEKALQRALIQYRNPDNYDLVREALTKAGRTDLIGWDKQCLIRPIRPKKRDADGGAPKGKGRGNKGRASSSNGKNAKGRASSERSRGAGGATPKSQRQGKPPKANGRKGGIRKGR; from the coding sequence GTGTCTAAGAAGCCCGCGCCCCAATCTCATCGCAGCCCCAAGCGCCCGGAAAAGGGCGCCCCGAAAAACGCGCGTCCCTCCTTGCCGGCTTCGGCGTTCCTGCCCACCACGCGGGCCGAGGCCGATGCGCGCGGCTGGGGGCAGCTCGACTTCGTCTACGTCTCCGGCGACGCCTACGTGGATCATCCCTCCTTCGGGAGCGCCATCATCACGCGGGTGCTGGAGTCCCACGGCTACAAGGTGGGCTTCATCGCCCAGCCCGATTGGAACGACCCGGAAAGCGTCGCGGTGTTCGGCGAGCCGCGGCTGGGATTCCTCGTGTCGGCGGGCAACATGGACTCCATGGTGAACCACTACACGGTGAACAAGAAGCGCCGCCACGACGACGCCTACACGCCGGGCGGCAAGGGCGGCGCGCGCCCCAACCACGCGGCCGTGGTCTATTCGAACCTCATTCGCCGCACCTTCAAGGAAACGCCCATTATCCTGGGCGGCATCGAGGCGAGTTTGCGCCGGCTCGCCCATTACGACTACTGGTCCGATTCCCTCAAGCGCTCCATCTTGCTTGATTCCGGGGCCGACCTCATCTCCTACGGCATGGGGGAGCGCTCTATCGTCGAGATTGCCGATGCCCTCGCCGCGGGCCTTTCCGTGAGCGACCTCACCTTCATCGATGGCACGGTGTTTCGCACCCGTTCGCTGGAACACGTGGTTGACTACGAGATGCTGCACGGCTGGGAAGAGGTTTCGGGCGACAAGCGCGCCTTCGCGGAGAGCTTCGCCACCCAGTACCGCGCGAGCGACCCGGTGTGTGGCAGTCGCTTGGTGGAGACCTATCCCCATGGCGTGTATGTCGTGCAGAACCCGCCGGCTGCGCCGCTGACCCAAAATGAGATGGACGCCGTCTATCGCCTGCCCTATGCGCGCACGTGGCATCCTTCCTACGACGAGGCCGGCGGCGTGCCGGCGCTTTCCGAGGTGAAGTTCTCGCTCACCTCCTGTCGCGGCTGCTTCGGCGAGTGCGCCTTCTGTGCGCTCACTTTCCACCAGGGGCGCATCGTCACGGGCCGCTCCCACGAGTCGCTGCTCGACGAGGCCCGCGTCATGACGGCCGATCCCGAGTTCAAGGGCTACATCCACGATGTGGGAGGCCCCACGGCCAACTTCCGCGGGCCGGCTTGCGCCAAGCAGCGCACGCGAGGCGCCTGCACAGACCGCCGCTGCTTGGGCACGAAGCCCTGCCCGGCGATGAAGGCCGATCATCGCGACTACACGGGTCTTCTGCGCAAGCTGCGGAAGTTGCCCGGCGTGAAGAAGGTGTTCGTGCGCTCTGGCATTCGCTTCGACTACGTCATGGCCGATCCCGATCCCGATCGCACGTTTCTGCGCGAGCTGGTCGAGCACCACGTATCCGGCCAGCTGCGCGTGGCCCCCGAGCATGTGTCGGACACCGTGCTTGCTGCCATGGGCAAGCCGCCTCGGGCCGTCTATGACGCATTCTGCGGCGCTTTCGAGGAAATCAATCGGGAGACGGGCAAGAAGCAGTTCGTCGTGCCTTATCTCATGTCGTCGCACCCGGGCAGCACGTTAGCCGAGGCCATCGAGCTGGCCGAGTACGTGCGCGACATGGGCTTCAACCCCGAGCAGGTGCAGGACTTCTACCCCACGCCCTCGACGATCTCCACGTGCATGTACTACACGGGCCTCGATCCCCTGACTATGGAACCCATTTACGTGCCGAAGACCCCGCACGAGAAGGCCCTTCAGCGGGCGCTCATCCAGTACCGCAACCCCGACAACTACGACTTGGTGCGCGAGGCGCTAACGAAGGCCGGGCGAACCGACCTCATCGGCTGGGACAAGCAGTGCCTCATCCGCCCCATCCGTCCCAAGAAGCGCGATGCGGACGGCGGCGCCCCGAAAGGGAAGGGGAGAGGCAATAAAGGGCGCGCTTCATCCAGCAACGGAAAGAACGCCAAAGGACGCGCCTCATCCGAGCGGAGTAGAGGTGCGGGAGGAGCTACCCCGAAATCGCAGCGCCAGGGCAAGCCCCCGAAGGCCAACGGTCGCAAAGGCGGCATCCGCAAGGGCCGTTAG
- a CDS encoding trigger factor: MKVTEKKLADGVIKLDCEATAIEVNNALKEAAEAFALSMGVRPAPGKSIEELAKEQLGIADLDKIVEPNAIEVLVPRALDRRNLVPAFPPKATPTVKFERGKKFTFTLNVTVKPTYELTSYEPVEITVPPFAFDETPINQQLEEIAKNSVTYVVADAKPLEAGDACSIAMKCFDDGEEIKALTCEDRTYLMGRGYMPEGFDEALLGMEPGQTKEFTFEAPLGTENGEVVNKPISCTVTVKEIQQEVVPVIDDAWVKANMPMFASKEALVADMRRVFEAQQREAYEGYVQQMAVGQLTRRFEGRIADEIYEATRDQLMQNLRMELQQAGMTWEQFVAQNGGEQQFGMMLMMQTREVLVQGFCLDAVYRHEHMTLTDKDLEDACLGMNPQGNPKMMRQQLEDSGRGFALRETAERLKAARFVASQAKITVADAPAAPADAPAAPADEAKAADEN; encoded by the coding sequence ATGAAGGTAACCGAGAAGAAGCTCGCTGACGGCGTCATCAAGCTCGACTGCGAGGCCACGGCCATCGAGGTGAACAACGCGCTGAAGGAGGCCGCCGAGGCTTTCGCGCTGTCCATGGGCGTCCGTCCCGCACCGGGCAAATCCATCGAGGAGCTGGCGAAAGAACAGCTGGGCATCGCTGATTTGGACAAGATCGTCGAGCCCAACGCCATCGAGGTACTCGTGCCCCGGGCGCTCGACCGCCGCAACCTCGTGCCGGCGTTTCCGCCGAAGGCCACGCCCACGGTGAAGTTCGAGCGCGGCAAGAAGTTCACGTTCACCCTGAACGTCACGGTGAAGCCCACCTACGAGCTCACCTCCTACGAGCCGGTGGAGATCACGGTGCCCCCCTTCGCCTTCGACGAGACTCCCATCAACCAGCAGTTGGAGGAGATTGCCAAGAACTCCGTCACCTACGTGGTGGCCGACGCGAAGCCGCTTGAGGCGGGAGACGCCTGCTCCATCGCCATGAAGTGCTTCGACGACGGCGAGGAGATCAAAGCGCTCACCTGCGAGGACCGCACCTACCTCATGGGCCGCGGGTACATGCCCGAAGGCTTCGACGAGGCGCTCCTGGGCATGGAGCCGGGCCAGACCAAGGAGTTCACCTTCGAGGCCCCCTTGGGCACCGAGAACGGGGAAGTGGTGAACAAGCCCATCTCCTGCACGGTGACCGTGAAGGAGATTCAGCAGGAGGTCGTGCCGGTCATCGACGATGCCTGGGTGAAGGCGAACATGCCCATGTTCGCGAGCAAGGAGGCCCTGGTGGCCGATATGCGCCGCGTCTTCGAGGCCCAGCAGCGCGAGGCCTACGAGGGCTACGTGCAGCAGATGGCCGTGGGCCAGCTCACGCGCCGCTTCGAGGGCCGCATCGCCGATGAGATCTACGAGGCCACGCGCGACCAGCTCATGCAGAACCTGCGCATGGAGCTTCAGCAGGCCGGCATGACCTGGGAGCAGTTCGTGGCCCAAAACGGCGGCGAGCAGCAGTTCGGCATGATGCTCATGATGCAGACCCGCGAGGTGCTCGTGCAGGGCTTCTGCCTGGACGCGGTGTACCGCCACGAGCACATGACGCTGACCGACAAGGATCTGGAGGACGCCTGCCTGGGCATGAATCCCCAGGGCAATCCCAAGATGATGCGCCAGCAGCTGGAGGACTCGGGTCGCGGCTTCGCTCTGCGCGAGACGGCCGAACGCCTGAAGGCCGCCCGCTTCGTGGCCTCCCAGGCGAAGATCACCGTAGCCGACGCGCCCGCGGCACCCGCTGACGCGCCCGCGGCGCCCGCCGACGAGGCGAAGGCGGCCGACGAGAACTAG